The Pleurodeles waltl isolate 20211129_DDA chromosome 6, aPleWal1.hap1.20221129, whole genome shotgun sequence genome has a segment encoding these proteins:
- the LOC138301645 gene encoding allatostatin-A receptor-like — translation MTSTLMINLTISDMLFLFYNVTILLVSFVFEDWQMGFAICVSSQSMSMWTMFCSFYTMVAISILRYIAAVHPTCGFSVSRAHRLVICLATWLMGFAVSIPNWIHQVVVQVEEANYCMLLMTSQQTFLYFVLFGGIAFLPFVLLLLVCYFRIVQSLWFSRSMVARSSAHIQHNQKATVIILIVLVVFVIMWIPCSVVIFLSAAQSLPQTPGAFIANNLSSVLAYSNCSVSPIICFSLSEQFQAGLRKLFQRGAGEGPG, via the coding sequence ATGACCAGCACTCTCATGATCAACCTCACCATCTCGGACATGCTTTTCCTCTTCTACAATGTCACCATCCTGCTGGTCAGCTTTGTCTTCGAAGACTGGCAAATGGGCTTTGCCATCTGCGTGAGCAGCCAAAGCATGTCCATGTGGACCAtgttctgcagcttctacaccaTGGTGGCTATTTCCATTCTTCGGTACATCGCTGCGGTCCACCCGACCTGTGGGTTTTCTGTCAGTAGAGCCCACAGACTGGTCATCTGTTTGGCCACCTGGCTCATGGGCTTTGCTGTTTCGATCCCCAACTGGATACACCAGGTAGTCGTTCAGGTCGAGGAGGCCAACTACTGCATGCTACTGATGACCAGTCAGCagacttttttgtattttgttctttttgGAGGAATTGCCTTTCTTCCTTTCGTTCTCCTCTTGCTTGTATGCTACTTTCGGATTGTCCAGTCTCTGTGGTTTAGCCGTTCGATGGTAGCCCGGTCCTCTGCTCATATTCAGCACAACCAgaaggccaccgtcatcatcctgATTGTCCTGGTAGTCTTTGTCATCATGTGGATTCCATGCTCTGTGGTCATTTTCCTCTCAGCAGCCCAGAGTCTGCCTCAGACTCCGGGCGCCTTCATTGCCAACAACCTGTCCTCCGTGTTGGCCTACTCCAACTGCTCGGTGAGCCCCATCATCTGTTTCTCCCTCTCCGAACAGTTCCAGGCTGGCCTGAGGAAGCTCTTCCAGAGAGGGGCGGGTGAGGGGCCCGGGTAA